CCTAATGCTTGGCTAGCATTAACAACTCTTACTTTCTTAGAAATTATTCTTGGTATTGATAATATTATCTTCCTTTCTCTTGTTGTTGCAAGGTTACCTAAGCATCAACAAAATTTAGGTCGTAAGCTAGGTCTTGGTGGGGCAATGCTCATGCGTATTGCGTTATTGGCTTCACTTGCTTGGGTCGTAAAATTATCCCATCCCTTATTTTATTTCTATCAATGGCAATTACTAGATTCAAGTGCAGACATTAATGGCTTTAGCGGTGTTTTTGCTATTTCGGCACGGGATATTGTTTTATTTTTCGGTGGGTGCTTTTTAGTTTGGAAAGGAACTCGTGAAGTCGTTGAGATGTTTAATATTGGCCACTATGATGATAAAAAAACTAAGCAATTACCATTTTTTAAAGCAATTGTCGAAATTATGATGTTAGATATTGTTTTTAGTTTAGATTCAGTAATTACCGCGGTTGGCTTATCTGAGC
The genomic region above belongs to Orbaceae bacterium lpD02 and contains:
- a CDS encoding TerC family protein translates to MFEWVADPNAWLALTTLTFLEIILGIDNIIFLSLVVARLPKHQQNLGRKLGLGGAMLMRIALLASLAWVVKLSHPLFYFYQWQLLDSSADINGFSGVFAISARDIVLFFGGCFLVWKGTREVVEMFNIGHYDDKKTKQLPFFKAIVEIMMLDIVFSLDSVITAVGLSEHIFIMISAVIIAVLIMMFAAKTIGDFVEANPTIKMLAIVFLIMVGLVLVVESLHIHVPKAYIYFAMFFSLAVETLNLLRANKIKKNFNKTSA